The Thiohalophilus sp. genome has a window encoding:
- a CDS encoding ABC transporter ATP-binding protein — protein MSIRGTEIKIDSLTHRYTPKSPVTFNKVDLVSPPGEALAIIGRSGCGKSTLLHILAGVLKPTEGQVLFDGSPIQKPSPRWVMMFQSPHLFPWMTVSQNVGVGLTFGRWSKDEISKRVDEAIELVELQNFSESNVQDLSGGQQQRVALARSLVMEPEILLLDEPFSALDAFTRASLQRDVRSLAKKFGFNIVMVTHDIDEAVIMADKAVIMAGTPGNIVHELDIDLPDPRERQDPAVQELRGRLMSTFESAADVHAVNTAVAASQ, from the coding sequence ATGTCAATACGCGGTACTGAAATCAAAATAGATAGCTTGACTCACCGCTATACGCCCAAGAGTCCTGTCACGTTTAACAAGGTTGACCTGGTGTCACCTCCTGGCGAGGCATTGGCGATAATCGGGCGGTCAGGTTGCGGGAAGTCTACACTTTTGCACATTCTGGCTGGAGTATTGAAGCCTACAGAAGGTCAAGTCCTGTTCGACGGATCACCCATACAAAAACCATCACCACGCTGGGTCATGATGTTTCAGTCCCCGCATTTATTTCCCTGGATGACAGTATCACAAAACGTAGGAGTAGGTTTGACGTTTGGTCGATGGTCAAAAGATGAAATTAGCAAGCGTGTTGACGAGGCAATAGAGCTTGTCGAGCTTCAGAACTTTTCAGAATCAAATGTCCAGGATCTATCTGGAGGTCAGCAGCAGCGTGTTGCTCTGGCGCGTTCCCTGGTTATGGAGCCTGAGATTCTATTATTGGATGAGCCGTTTTCAGCTCTTGATGCATTTACACGCGCTTCGCTTCAACGAGATGTTCGTTCATTAGCAAAAAAGTTCGGATTTAATATCGTCATGGTTACACACGATATTGATGAGGCTGTAATTATGGCAGACAAAGCTGTAATTATGGCTGGCACACCAGGTAATATCGTTCACGAACTCGATATTGACTTACCTGACCCGAGAGAACGTCAGGACCCCGCAGTTCAAGAGCTTCGCGGGAGACTGATGTCTACATTCGAATCGGCCGCGGATGTCCATGCTGTAAATACGGCTGTAGCAGCCTCCCAGTAA
- a CDS encoding nitrile hydratase subunit beta codes for MSSSTRDEVLRHINVVGLMQPALHKQTHAPSPDEIDHTLFRAYTRTPHDVGGEPDVPIVWEEKEEEQWELNTFATCECLAWRGVWTAEERRRKQNVDVGQTQYLGLPYYGRWLLTAARILVDKQFVTLTELVNKIEEVRNRHV; via the coding sequence ATGTCATCGTCAACTAGAGATGAGGTTCTTCGGCACATAAACGTTGTCGGCCTGATGCAACCGGCCTTGCATAAACAGACGCATGCGCCTTCCCCGGACGAGATCGACCATACATTATTTCGCGCTTATACGCGGACACCACATGATGTAGGTGGCGAACCTGATGTTCCCATTGTATGGGAAGAAAAAGAAGAAGAGCAGTGGGAATTAAATACCTTCGCGACCTGCGAATGCCTGGCCTGGAGAGGTGTATGGACCGCAGAAGAACGTCGTCGCAAACAAAATGTTGACGTAGGTCAGACGCAGTATCTAGGTCTGCCATATTATGGTCGTTGGCTTCTGACAGCAGCACGAATCCTGGTCGACAAACAATTCGTAACTCTTACAGAGCTGGTCAATAAAATTGAAGAGGTGAGAAATCGTCATGTCTAA
- a CDS encoding DsrE/DsrF/DrsH-like family protein, which yields MSKLNIVCVTGTHEKMQMAAMFASVAAASGDEVVVFLSMNALPYFTKHYSEAAPVEGELGELMSKKGVPPFKQLFQQAVELGDAKLLPCSMALDLMEITGEDLEPELGPPTGLTRFLSDAEEGHMVTF from the coding sequence ATGTCAAAGCTTAATATAGTGTGTGTCACTGGGACGCACGAAAAAATGCAAATGGCTGCAATGTTTGCATCTGTTGCCGCTGCGTCTGGTGATGAAGTCGTAGTATTTCTGTCCATGAACGCTTTGCCATACTTTACGAAGCACTATAGTGAAGCCGCTCCTGTTGAAGGCGAGCTTGGTGAACTTATGTCGAAAAAAGGCGTCCCGCCTTTCAAACAACTGTTCCAGCAAGCAGTAGAGCTGGGTGATGCGAAGCTATTGCCTTGCTCGATGGCGCTCGATTTGATGGAAATTACCGGTGAAGATCTTGAGCCTGAGCTTGGCCCACCAACCGGACTTACACGCTTTTTGAGTGATGCCGAAGAAGGGCATATGGTTACATTCTAA
- a CDS encoding TIGR00282 family metallophosphoesterase, producing MLVLFIGDVVGEPGKRAIASALPCLHSSYPIDLVIANAENIADGKGVTSETAEELFSLGVDVLTNGNHAWDKSEVINYIVTEPRLLRPYNYPVGTPGSGWHVVTTKSRAKIGILNLLGNLFMPSSLSCLFKAADDALANKPSDVSCVVVDVHAEVASEKIAMGWYLDGRVSAVIGTHTHVPTADECVLPRGTGYLTDVGMTGCYNSVVGMDINQSMRRLIDKESVSLTVAHGEGTLHAALLELNEKTGRCIDIQRLRMRESELTSHQLCV from the coding sequence ATGCTTGTGTTATTTATCGGTGATGTTGTCGGCGAGCCAGGCAAACGGGCCATAGCTTCTGCGCTTCCTTGTTTACATTCCAGTTACCCGATCGATCTTGTCATCGCTAATGCTGAAAACATAGCGGATGGTAAGGGTGTCACGTCTGAAACGGCTGAGGAGCTGTTCTCCCTTGGTGTTGATGTTTTGACAAATGGTAACCACGCATGGGATAAATCAGAAGTAATTAATTATATCGTTACCGAACCTCGTTTGCTCAGGCCTTATAATTATCCCGTTGGAACTCCGGGTAGTGGCTGGCATGTAGTTACTACTAAAAGTCGAGCTAAAATTGGAATACTTAACCTTCTGGGTAACCTCTTTATGCCCTCATCGTTATCATGCCTTTTCAAGGCTGCAGATGATGCATTGGCAAACAAACCATCAGATGTGAGTTGTGTTGTTGTTGATGTGCACGCAGAAGTGGCAAGCGAGAAGATTGCCATGGGATGGTACCTGGATGGGCGAGTATCTGCGGTTATTGGCACGCACACGCATGTTCCAACTGCTGATGAATGTGTGCTTCCCAGGGGGACAGGCTACCTCACCGATGTCGGCATGACCGGGTGTTATAATTCTGTTGTTGGGATGGATATTAATCAGTCCATGAGGCGTTTGATTGACAAGGAGTCTGTCTCATTAACTGTTGCCCATGGTGAAGGTACACTTCACGCTGCACTGCTTGAGTTGAATGAAAAAACAGGTAGATGTATAGATATTCAGCGATTACGGATGAGGGAGTCTGAATTGACCAGTCATCAACTTTGTGTATAG
- a CDS encoding ABC transporter permease — MNNAVAASGGGGLAGIFKSSMMSKLIWSLGGFAILAFAWWLFGNYIASNPNTASFANFGLIPTLQAFPELLEIGKLQSATTVSLNRLFVGLGIAIIIGIPVGILIGQFRRFNQLSNSPFQLLRMVSPLAWSPIAVFVFSTWYGAIVFLIAMASVWPIMFSTAAGLAKVDPAWFKVARNLGAGPVHMVTRIILPAITFDILSGLRLALGVAWIVLVPAEYLGVTSGLGYAIQDARETLSYDHLTAIVLSIGAIGYVLDTTLAMLIKKFSWHRGGVC, encoded by the coding sequence ATGAACAATGCAGTAGCCGCATCCGGCGGGGGGGGCCTCGCCGGAATATTCAAAAGTTCGATGATGAGCAAACTCATCTGGAGTCTGGGGGGGTTTGCGATTCTGGCATTTGCCTGGTGGTTATTTGGAAATTATATTGCAAGCAACCCGAATACAGCCAGTTTTGCAAATTTTGGACTTATCCCGACGCTTCAGGCATTTCCTGAGTTGTTGGAAATCGGGAAGCTGCAAAGTGCGACTACTGTCAGCTTGAATCGTCTCTTTGTAGGTCTCGGAATTGCAATAATTATCGGTATTCCTGTTGGAATCCTTATTGGGCAATTCAGGCGGTTTAATCAACTGTCGAATTCGCCTTTTCAGTTGTTGCGTATGGTAAGCCCACTCGCATGGAGCCCGATTGCCGTTTTTGTATTTTCAACCTGGTACGGGGCGATCGTTTTTCTTATAGCCATGGCTTCAGTCTGGCCAATTATGTTCTCTACCGCGGCAGGTCTGGCGAAGGTCGATCCTGCATGGTTCAAGGTTGCCCGTAATCTTGGTGCAGGACCTGTACATATGGTTACCAGGATCATTTTACCGGCGATTACCTTTGATATTCTATCTGGTCTGAGACTTGCGCTTGGCGTTGCATGGATCGTTCTGGTGCCAGCGGAATATCTTGGCGTCACATCCGGTCTTGGTTATGCGATTCAAGACGCGCGTGAAACATTATCGTACGATCATCTTACCGCTATCGTTCTATCGATTGGTGCGATTGGTTATGTTCTGGATACAACTCTGGCCATGCTTATCAAGAAATTCAGTTGGCACAGAGGTGGTGTATGTTAA
- the scnC gene encoding thiocyanate hydrolase subunit gamma — protein sequence MSDHEHNHGHVHKPAPMVEEVSDFEILEAAVRELAIEKGLFSAEDHRVWTEYVHTLGPLPAARLVAKAWLDPEYKKLCEEDGVEASKAVGVDWVTSPPTQFGTPSDYCNLRVLVDTPKLKHVVVCTLCSCYPRPILGQSPEWYRTPNYRRRLVRWPRQVLAEFGLQLPEDVEVRVADSNQKTRYIVMPERPEGTDGWTEDQLAEIVTRDCLIGVAVPKPGVTSNAQRPVRKAINPVHHDH from the coding sequence ATGTCAGATCATGAACATAATCATGGCCACGTCCACAAGCCGGCTCCTATGGTCGAAGAAGTCAGCGACTTTGAGATTCTTGAGGCGGCAGTGAGAGAGCTGGCAATAGAGAAAGGCCTGTTTTCAGCTGAGGATCATCGGGTATGGACAGAGTATGTACATACTCTGGGCCCACTGCCTGCAGCACGGCTTGTAGCCAAGGCATGGCTCGATCCTGAATACAAAAAGCTCTGTGAAGAAGATGGCGTTGAAGCAAGTAAAGCCGTAGGCGTTGACTGGGTTACCAGCCCGCCGACCCAGTTCGGAACACCGAGTGACTACTGTAACCTGCGAGTTCTGGTTGATACTCCTAAATTAAAACATGTTGTAGTTTGTACTTTATGTTCTTGCTATCCACGTCCAATTCTTGGCCAATCTCCGGAATGGTATCGTACACCGAATTATCGTCGCCGACTGGTTCGCTGGCCTCGACAGGTTCTGGCAGAGTTCGGATTGCAATTGCCTGAAGATGTTGAGGTTCGCGTCGCAGACTCCAATCAGAAAACACGTTATATCGTCATGCCGGAGCGACCGGAAGGTACAGATGGATGGACTGAAGACCAACTGGCTGAAATTGTCACGCGTGACTGTCTGATTGGTGTTGCAGTACCTAAACCGGGTGTTACGTCAAATGCCCAGCGACCTGTTCGTAAAGCAATTAACCCGGTACATCACGATCACTAA
- the cynS gene encoding cyanase: MNKETMKQVILQAKHEKGVKWEQVGKAAGLSPEFTCSACLGMNHLEKENADAVAEFLELGSEVSEALQQYPYKSWEQSVPTDPVIYRWYEIVGVYGETIKEIIKDNFGDGIMSAIDFSMNIEKQEDPKGDRVVVTMNGKFLPYKSW; this comes from the coding sequence ATGAATAAAGAAACAATGAAACAGGTAATTTTGCAAGCAAAGCATGAGAAGGGAGTCAAATGGGAGCAGGTTGGTAAAGCTGCAGGTTTGTCGCCCGAGTTTACCTGTTCAGCATGCCTTGGAATGAATCATCTTGAGAAAGAGAATGCAGATGCCGTGGCAGAGTTTCTGGAGCTGGGAAGCGAGGTTTCTGAGGCATTGCAACAGTATCCCTACAAATCATGGGAGCAGAGTGTACCCACCGATCCTGTGATTTACAGATGGTATGAGATTGTCGGTGTATACGGGGAAACCATAAAAGAAATCATCAAAGACAATTTTGGTGATGGAATAATGAGTGCAATTGATTTTTCAATGAATATTGAAAAACAGGAAGATCCAAAAGGCGATCGAGTCGTAGTAACAATGAATGGAAAATTTCTGCCATATAAATCATGGTGA
- a CDS encoding SH3-like domain-containing protein, whose translation MSKPVYDLEHHAKMAYGIGDPQCFKGKAGKPKFKEGDRVRIKDLPDIFYTRTMTYTRGAEGVVTRLVYESPAAEDEAFGNEDTPEWFYSVKFMQKDLWPEYSETYSNDALETEFPEHYLEAV comes from the coding sequence ATGTCTAAACCGGTTTACGATCTAGAGCATCATGCGAAGATGGCCTATGGCATTGGTGATCCGCAATGCTTCAAAGGTAAGGCAGGAAAACCTAAATTCAAAGAAGGCGATCGGGTGCGGATCAAGGATCTTCCCGATATCTTTTATACGCGTACTATGACTTATACACGTGGTGCAGAAGGTGTGGTCACAAGACTGGTGTATGAGAGCCCGGCGGCCGAAGATGAGGCGTTTGGTAATGAAGACACTCCAGAGTGGTTCTATAGTGTCAAATTTATGCAGAAAGATCTGTGGCCTGAATACAGCGAAACATATTCCAATGATGCACTGGAGACTGAGTTTCCTGAACACTACCTGGAAGCTGTCTAA
- a CDS encoding FAD/NAD(P)-binding oxidoreductase — MRILIVGGGTGGTILANNLARRLASEIRSRKVKLTMLSASDKHMYQPGLLYVAFGQMTPDQLYRDQQSLLEPGIDFHVDPAEEFQLDNNKVITKSGKTHEYDMLVIATGSRIAPEQIPGMSEGADTFYSEAGAVKMFKRLREIEEGTIAVAVGVPHKCPIAPVELVFALHDYFTAKGIRDKIKIKYHYPIGRIHTIANVATWAKPEFDRMGIEYETLFNVKEVDPENKVVRSEEGTETKYDMLIAIPPHTGMEVVEKNNLGTGGWIPTDRHRLTMEGYDNVYVLGDTTNLPVSKTGSAAHFEAEVVAENIASIIKIGIPVRDYDGKVYCFIETGHDSATHAMFDYKNPPDLKPSSKPMHWFKMAYNQMYWSSVRGLL, encoded by the coding sequence ATGAGAATTCTAATTGTTGGCGGTGGCACAGGTGGTACCATTCTGGCTAATAATCTGGCGCGACGCTTGGCCTCCGAAATTCGAAGTCGTAAAGTTAAATTAACGATGCTTTCAGCATCGGATAAGCACATGTACCAGCCTGGTCTTTTATATGTGGCATTTGGGCAGATGACACCAGACCAGCTGTATAGGGACCAGCAGAGCCTTCTCGAGCCTGGTATCGATTTCCATGTGGATCCTGCAGAAGAGTTCCAGCTCGATAATAACAAGGTAATTACAAAGAGTGGAAAAACACATGAGTATGACATGCTGGTAATTGCGACAGGTTCGCGCATTGCTCCAGAGCAGATTCCTGGTATGTCCGAAGGTGCGGATACTTTTTATTCTGAAGCCGGCGCAGTCAAGATGTTCAAGCGGCTGCGTGAAATTGAGGAAGGAACAATAGCAGTTGCGGTTGGCGTGCCTCATAAATGTCCCATTGCTCCTGTTGAACTCGTGTTCGCACTGCATGATTACTTTACTGCAAAAGGTATACGCGACAAAATCAAGATCAAATACCACTATCCGATTGGCAGAATTCATACGATCGCCAATGTGGCCACATGGGCAAAACCTGAATTCGACAGGATGGGAATTGAATATGAAACTCTGTTCAATGTTAAAGAGGTTGATCCGGAGAACAAGGTGGTCAGAAGCGAGGAAGGAACCGAAACCAAGTATGACATGTTGATCGCAATTCCTCCGCACACCGGCATGGAGGTTGTTGAGAAAAACAACCTTGGAACAGGTGGTTGGATACCAACAGACAGGCACAGGCTGACAATGGAAGGCTATGACAATGTTTATGTGTTGGGTGATACGACGAACCTGCCTGTCAGCAAGACCGGGTCCGCGGCTCATTTCGAAGCAGAGGTTGTTGCCGAGAATATTGCTTCAATTATCAAAATCGGCATTCCTGTAAGAGATTATGACGGGAAAGTTTACTGTTTCATTGAGACCGGGCATGACAGTGCGACTCATGCAATGTTTGACTATAAAAACCCGCCTGATCTGAAGCCATCATCCAAACCGATGCACTGGTTTAAAATGGCCTATAACCAGATGTACTGGTCCAGTGTCCGCGGATTACTCTAA
- a CDS encoding methyltransferase domain-containing protein — protein sequence MNELDELAHERLIERLESRAQVNTFSDLFEKYVNRIEIPDAGKILEVGCGTGIILRKLAQRHAFSARGIGVDHCKSFIDAATKFADQEKVTDSLEFRLGDAHKLDFEDSEFDIVICHTVISHVTEPAKILAEMARVTKKGGVIAIFDGDYSSLTYAFPDHSFGNRMDAALSNTTFNNPRIMCDLPRLLPQFELVLTDAWGDAVVEIGQGSYFKTFAETYAPYVKNSGMLSEQTVDIWLKEQNKAMDNGTFFAACNYYTYLAKKV from the coding sequence GTGAACGAGTTAGACGAGTTGGCACATGAGCGTCTTATCGAGCGACTGGAAAGTCGTGCACAGGTAAATACGTTCTCTGACTTGTTCGAAAAGTATGTAAATAGAATTGAAATCCCGGATGCAGGGAAAATTCTGGAAGTCGGTTGTGGAACTGGCATAATTTTGCGGAAGCTCGCACAGAGACATGCGTTTAGTGCGAGAGGCATAGGTGTAGACCATTGTAAATCATTTATAGACGCGGCGACTAAATTCGCCGATCAGGAAAAAGTGACTGATAGTCTGGAGTTCCGCCTGGGCGATGCGCACAAGCTGGATTTCGAAGATAGTGAGTTCGATATTGTTATCTGTCATACAGTAATAAGTCATGTAACAGAACCAGCAAAAATTCTTGCAGAGATGGCGCGCGTTACAAAAAAAGGTGGCGTTATCGCCATATTCGATGGTGACTATTCATCGTTAACTTATGCGTTTCCTGATCATTCATTCGGAAACAGGATGGATGCAGCGCTGTCAAACACAACGTTCAATAATCCAAGGATAATGTGCGATTTGCCCAGGTTGCTTCCGCAGTTTGAACTGGTGTTAACAGATGCCTGGGGTGATGCGGTTGTAGAAATCGGCCAGGGCAGTTATTTCAAAACATTTGCGGAAACCTATGCTCCCTATGTAAAGAATTCTGGAATGTTGTCAGAGCAGACCGTTGATATATGGCTCAAGGAACAGAATAAGGCGATGGATAATGGAACATTCTTTGCCGCCTGCAACTATTACACGTATCTGGCTAAAAAAGTCTAG
- a CDS encoding sulfurtransferase TusA family protein, producing the protein MSDTNKVIDARDTFCPGPLMELITHMKQAEVGETLELLSTDEGSGNDVPEWVNKVGHELVSSEKIDGVWHIFIRKMK; encoded by the coding sequence ATGAGTGATACTAATAAAGTAATCGATGCAAGAGATACGTTTTGCCCAGGGCCTCTTATGGAGCTGATCACACATATGAAACAAGCGGAAGTTGGCGAGACACTGGAGTTATTATCAACTGACGAAGGTTCTGGTAATGATGTGCCAGAATGGGTTAACAAGGTCGGTCATGAGCTTGTCAGCAGTGAGAAGATCGACGGCGTTTGGCATATTTTTATTCGCAAAATGAAATAA
- a CDS encoding ABC transporter substrate-binding protein, whose product MSKNRTNRHNNKIVGEKLDYKKYGEGFETSEPTIECDSRFTKGLGTGITRRTLLQASAAVAGLGAMGPLSSAFAQKDKKFDPVVKIGYIPITDAAALLVAHEMGFFKDAGIESAPPTLIRGWSPLVEAFSSHRFNLTHLLAPIPIWMRYNNNYPVKVTAWDHTNGSAMVVHKDSGIKSPKDLGGKQFAMPFWYSMHNIVSQMLLKEHGIKPVIRPQNAKLEPDECNFLVLNPPDMPPALASRQIDGFCVAEPFCAMGELRAQGEILRFNGDIWKGHPCCVVAMHEQDAMDPDRAEWTQAVHDAIIRAQLYLGENRKSMSQMLSRDGKKYMPFPAEIIERAMMFYDPAYYKNPHAIQNVQWGQDRINFQGWPYKSATVRIVDELKNTMVTGDNAFLEGITGDHVANDLFQYDYVRKSLEKYPDWKNDPSVPQTGNPFEREEEISL is encoded by the coding sequence ATGAGCAAAAATAGAACAAATCGACATAATAACAAAATCGTTGGTGAGAAACTCGATTACAAAAAATACGGTGAAGGCTTTGAAACCTCAGAGCCTACAATTGAATGTGACTCGAGATTTACAAAAGGACTTGGCACCGGTATTACGCGCCGTACCTTGTTGCAAGCCAGTGCCGCTGTAGCCGGGCTTGGGGCGATGGGGCCGCTCTCATCGGCATTCGCACAGAAAGATAAAAAATTCGACCCGGTGGTGAAAATTGGTTATATCCCGATTACCGACGCCGCCGCATTGCTTGTGGCCCATGAGATGGGGTTCTTCAAGGACGCTGGAATCGAATCCGCGCCTCCGACTTTGATTCGCGGCTGGTCTCCACTTGTAGAGGCCTTCTCATCACATCGTTTCAATCTGACTCATTTGTTAGCACCAATCCCTATCTGGATGCGGTACAACAATAACTACCCGGTCAAGGTGACAGCATGGGATCATACTAATGGTTCAGCGATGGTGGTACATAAGGACAGTGGAATAAAATCTCCAAAAGACCTGGGGGGTAAACAGTTTGCGATGCCATTCTGGTATTCCATGCACAATATTGTTTCCCAGATGCTGCTCAAGGAACATGGGATTAAACCGGTAATCCGTCCCCAGAACGCCAAACTTGAACCAGACGAATGTAATTTCCTTGTTCTGAATCCACCGGATATGCCGCCTGCCCTGGCTTCTCGTCAGATTGATGGCTTCTGTGTTGCCGAACCGTTCTGTGCCATGGGTGAACTGCGTGCACAGGGTGAAATTCTGCGTTTCAATGGGGATATTTGGAAAGGGCATCCTTGCTGCGTTGTCGCGATGCATGAACAGGATGCAATGGATCCGGATCGGGCCGAATGGACGCAGGCTGTGCATGACGCGATAATCCGCGCCCAGCTGTATCTGGGTGAAAACAGAAAATCAATGTCCCAGATGCTTTCGCGTGACGGGAAAAAATACATGCCGTTCCCGGCGGAAATTATCGAACGTGCGATGATGTTCTATGATCCGGCATATTATAAAAATCCGCATGCTATCCAGAATGTCCAGTGGGGACAGGATAGAATCAACTTCCAGGGTTGGCCATACAAATCTGCGACTGTCAGGATCGTGGATGAGCTAAAAAACACCATGGTTACAGGTGACAATGCTTTCCTGGAGGGTATAACGGGTGATCATGTCGCAAATGACCTGTTCCAATATGACTACGTAAGAAAATCCCTGGAAAAATACCCCGACTGGAAAAATGATCCGAGTGTACCGCAAACCGGTAACCCCTTCGAAAGGGAAGAGGAAATCAGTCTATGA
- a CDS encoding ABC transporter permease produces the protein MNDNDVLSVGNDGAATVKPRDDRFYVMYCQMCTMFKCTACGFGNILVGLAILFGLWWLGIFLITLDPSNSFFKSFGIIQAFEALPGLWASGSIPDALVNSGYRLGMGMLFAIAIGVPIGIVMGRIASFQKLTNVPFQFMRMISPLSWEPIAVVAFLTWNDAIIFLITIAAVWPVMFSTAAGLQKVDPSWFKVAKNLGANPLHILKTIIFPAIAFDIFTGIRLALGVAWIVIIPAEFLGVTSGFGYAIQDARESMNYPNLMGVILVIGLVGYILDSILVMLIKQFSWNKK, from the coding sequence ATGAATGATAATGATGTTTTATCGGTAGGTAATGATGGAGCGGCAACAGTGAAGCCCCGAGACGATCGATTCTATGTTATGTATTGTCAGATGTGCACCATGTTCAAGTGCACGGCATGTGGTTTCGGTAATATACTGGTTGGTTTGGCTATCCTGTTCGGCCTGTGGTGGCTAGGGATTTTTCTGATTACGCTGGATCCGTCAAATTCTTTTTTTAAGTCATTCGGAATAATACAGGCCTTCGAAGCACTGCCTGGGCTGTGGGCCAGCGGTTCGATTCCTGACGCTCTTGTAAACAGTGGTTATCGACTTGGAATGGGAATGCTGTTTGCTATAGCCATTGGTGTTCCAATTGGAATCGTAATGGGACGTATAGCATCGTTCCAGAAACTTACTAACGTTCCATTTCAGTTTATGCGGATGATCAGCCCATTGTCATGGGAGCCGATCGCGGTAGTTGCATTTTTGACATGGAATGATGCAATTATCTTCCTGATTACCATTGCTGCTGTATGGCCGGTAATGTTCTCTACTGCGGCCGGATTGCAGAAAGTAGATCCAAGCTGGTTTAAAGTGGCTAAAAATCTTGGCGCGAATCCGCTGCATATTCTAAAAACAATTATTTTTCCGGCGATTGCTTTTGATATTTTTACTGGTATTCGACTCGCACTGGGTGTTGCGTGGATCGTAATTATCCCCGCCGAATTCCTGGGTGTGACCTCCGGATTTGGGTACGCAATACAGGATGCACGAGAGAGCATGAATTACCCGAATCTTATGGGAGTTATACTCGTAATCGGTCTCGTCGGTTATATCCTGGACAGTATTCTTGTAATGCTGATCAAGCAGTTCTCCTGGAACAAAAAATGA